Proteins from one Pagrus major chromosome 1, Pma_NU_1.0 genomic window:
- the fam161a gene encoding protein FAM161A, with product MANSHRTNVMVTSCLKAPVDPHTKAPLASYERERVLPYTAAGQMDNRDYEKELEYEDSGSDFCDEECLGKGGPLMMTDHRAAAEHLDLTGIFFSNEEYYCKLEELKKAHLRTMAELESMYRRKLQLKSMEPLDIATLETGHRLLWSNSSPAASRRLRKSHSAVELRRGSRQSDSSDDDEAASSDVEKGLLFSPKEHIKNMWRDFKMSPHHRRLLSSSLNSLPVDPKRRMEKKKRRRDKDGEQEHWKHRVTVPKPFQMMLREDERRKRGIKTRSEIELENTDLRRQLEELTECQRKFRASPVPAHVHLPLYEELQERNEERQRRMREREDLRLRTTQKPFSFLERERLKKEQKQQSHLQPSDQERVKPFKAKPVPKAVYAAASGEQMKEEQLYRSIKIQMRAQEMLHSASMPPSMLARRLSERKKTKDGSAAAGGDFSHKPHINKEVPDFDASYRRFKKHLEKHKDVKPTTACEPFQLKTSQISSHRERILADIEKEQSSPRMLRWPYISSGPSRTPNSSLCSSLSGSLELLPAKVTDATKKRHEAVRKALEQRKRAEDEEERWKERQKQREKKLQRVVSKRAQANDPHLALSQMQHTKLKEFRKQEIQRRKEYQQEIKEMQQRVKGRPLLLEQVAQRNAKQAAEKRYTDALHGCDLTDEFISSKAAKSGSARKASPSSDSKQSEQEPDMGYEAVHYRKVFLDEEDMEVDPYEREGGTDEASSNHHDGDDDSSHQSDQDDNGDDRHGSDESYHYSDDHEQYSDDSEHDADTRQQEAGE from the exons ATGGCGAACTCCCACCGGACGAACGTTATGGTCACTTCGTGTTTAAAAGCGCCGGTTGACCCGCACACCAAAGCCCCGTTAGCCTCCTACGAGCGGGAGAGAGTCCTGCCGTACACGGCTGCGGGTCAGATGGACAACCGGGACTACGAGAAGGAg CTGGAGTATGAGGACTCGGGCTCTGACTTCTGTGATGAGGAGTGTCTGGGGAAGGGCGGCCCTCTCATGATGACcgaccacagagcagcagcagaacaccTCGACCTGACGGGAATCTTCTTCTCCAAcgaggagtactactgcaagctggaggagctgaagaaggcCCACCTCCGCACCATGGCTGAGCTGGAGAGCATGTACCGAAGAAAGCTGCAGCTCAAGTCCATGGAGCCTCTGGACATAGCGACCCTGGAGACAGGACACAG GCTACTGTGGTCAAACAGCAGCCCCGCAGCTTCACGCCGTTTGAGGAAGTCGCACTCTGCTGTTGAACTCAGGAGAGGCTCCAGACAGTCAGACTCCTCAGACGATGATGAAGCTGCCAGTAGTGATGTGGAGAAAGGCCTGCTTTTTTCTCCAAAAGAACACATCAAGAACATGTGGCGAGACTTTAAGATGTCCCCTCACCATCGTCGGCTGTTGTCTTCCTCGTTGAACAGCCTGCCGGTAGACCCGAAGAGACGaatggaaaagaagaagaggcgAAGGGATAAAGATGGAGAGCAGGAGCACTGGAAACACAGAGTGACTGTTCCCAAACCTTTCCAGATGATGCTGCGTGAGGACGAGAGACGAAAGCGTGGAATAAAGACGCGTTCAGAGATCGAACTGGAGAACACAGATCTGCGGCGGCAGCTGGAAGAACTGACAGAGTGCCAGAGGAAGTTCCGTGCCAGCCCAGTACCAGCTCATGTTCACCTCCCGCTTtatgaagagctgcaggaacGGAACGAGGAGCGACAGCGAAGaatgagagagcgagaggatcTGCGTCTTCGAACCACCCAGAAGCCCTTCAGCTTCCTGGAGAGGGAGCGACTGAAGAAAGAGCAGAAACAGCAGAGTCACCTGCAACCTTCCGACCAGGAGAGAGTCAAGCCCTTCAAGGCCAAGCCTGTGCCCAAGGCTGTGTACGCAGCAGCGTCAGGGGAGCAGATGAAGGAGGAGCAGCTGTATCGCTCTATCAAGATACAGATGAGAGCTCAGGAGATGCTCCACAGCGCATCGATGCCTCCCAGCATGCTCGCACGAAGACTCAGCGAACGCAAGAAGACCAAAGATGGCAGCGCTGCAGCCGGAGGTGACTTCTCCCACAAGCCCCACATCAACAAAGAGGTACCTGACTTTGACGCCAGTTATCGACGCTTCAAGAAACACCTGGAGAAGCACAAAGATGTGAAGCCCACAACTGCATGTGAACCCTTTCAACTTAAGACCTCACAGATCTCTTCGCACCGTGAACGCATCCTGGCCGACATCGAGAAGGAGCAGAGCAGCCCTCGGATGCTGCGTTGGCCCTACATCAGCTCTGGGCCATCTCGGACACCGAACTCAAGTCTCTGTTCGTCCCTCTCTGGCAGCCTGGAGCTCCTGCCTGCCAAAGTCACAGATGCCACCAAAAAGCGCCACGAGGCCGTGAG AAAGGCGctggagcagaggaagagggccgaggatgaggaggagcgGTGGAAGGAAAGGCagaagcagagggagaagaagcTGCAGAGGGTGGTGTCCAAACGTGCCCAGGCCAACGACCCCCACCTGGCTCTCTCACAGATGCAACACACCAAACTCAAAGAATTCAG GAAACAAGAGATCCAGCGCAGGAAGGAGTACCAGCAGGAGATTAAAGAGATGCAGCAGAGGGTGAAGGGGAGGCCGCTGCTGTTGGAGCAGGTTGCACAG AGGAATGCCAAGCAGGCAGCAGAGAAGCGCTACACAGACGCCCTGCATGGGTGTGATCTGACAGACGAGTTTATCAGCAGCAAGGCGGCCAAATCTGGATCTGCACGCAAAGCTTCTCCGTCCAGTGACAGCAAACAGAG TGAGCAAGAGCCAGACATGGGATATGAAGCTGTCCACTACAGAAAGGTCTTCCTGGATGAGGAAGACATGGAAGTAGATCCATACGAGAGAGAAGGAGGTACCGACGAGGCGTCATCAAACCACCACGATGGAGACGACGACAGCAGTCATCAGTCAGATCAGGATGATAACGGAGACGATCGGCACGGTTCAGACGAAAGTTACCACTACTCAGACGATCATGAGCAGTACTCAGATGACAGCGAGCACGATGCTGACACCAGACAGCAGGAAGCAGGggagtga